Proteins encoded by one window of Nicotiana tabacum cultivar K326 chromosome 10, ASM71507v2, whole genome shotgun sequence:
- the LOC107805113 gene encoding mitogen-activated protein kinase kinase kinase 17-like → MDWTRGHPIGHGSSAAVSVAKARCSDDVFAVKSVELSQSQLLQKEQTILSELSSPFIVSYKGYDVTRENNTVMFNLMMEYMSDGTLTDEIRKQGGQINESLIGYYTKQILQGVEYLHSRGVVHCDIKGHNILLGKTGAKIADFGCARRVDQAERDAAASAQPIGGTPMFMAPEVARGEEQGFAADIWGLGCTIIEMATGGSPWTNVTNSASLLYKIAFSGQSPQIPKFLSLQAKDFLSKCLRRDPRERWTAKELLKHPFLEETSNSNQDFVTSSPTSILDQDIWNSVEETETMDFCSLQTVSSMHSALQRVRELGLNSGEPKWRWDDQSWITLRRSSE, encoded by the coding sequence ATGGATTGGACCAGAGGGCATCCCATAGGCCACGGCTCTTCTGCCGCCGTCTCCGTCGCCAAGGCACGTTGCTCCGATGATGTTTTCGCCGTCAAGTCAGTGGAGTTATCCCAGTCGCAGTTGTTACAAAAAGAGCAGACAATTCTGTCCGAGTTGAGCTCCCCTTTCATAGTTAGCTACAAGGGATACGATGTTACAAGAGAGAACAATACGGTCATGTTTAATCTTATGATGGAGTACATGTCTGACGGTACACTTACTGATGAAATCCGGAAACAGGGTGGTCAGATCAACGAGTCGTTAATCGGGTATTATACCAAGCAAATTCTGCAAGGAGTAGAGTACCTACATTCAAGAGGCGTAGTACACTGTGACATTAAGGGACACAACATTTTGTTAGGTAAAACCGGTGCCAAAATTGCAGACTTTGGTTGTGCTAGGCGGGTTGATCAGGCGGAGAGGGACGCTGCTGCATCCGCCCAGCCAATTGGCGGCACGCCGATGTTTATGGCACCGGAGGTGGCGCGTGGGGAAGAACAGGGGTTTGCAGCTGATATATGGGGATTAGGATGTACAATTATTGAAATGGCCACAGGTGGATCACCTTGGACTAATGTGACTAATTCAGCTTCATTGCTTTACAAAATTGCATTTTCAGGGCAATCCCCCCAAATTCCAAAGTTTCTGTCTTTACAAGCAAAGGATTTCTTAAGCAAATGCTTGAGAAGAGATCCAAGAGAAAGATGGACGGCTAAAGAACTTCTCAAGCATCCATTTCTTGAGGAAACATCCAATTCGAATCAAGATTTTGTTACAAGCTCCCCAACGAGCATTCTTGATCAAGACATTTGGAATTCAGTGGAGGAAACAGAAACCATGGACTTTTGTTCATTACAAACAGTTAGCTCAATGCATTCTGCTCTGCAAAGGGTAAGAGAATTGGGGTTGAATTCAGGAGAACCGAAGTGGAGATGGGACGATCAGAGTTGGATTACACTTAGAAGAAGCAGTGAATAA